A genomic segment from Daphnia pulex isolate KAP4 chromosome 5, ASM2113471v1 encodes:
- the LOC124193953 gene encoding uncharacterized protein LOC124193953: protein MVNEGETWWNAYQRQKKILYSNQDTKTTIDSIQNFYESFCRPSSESQTLDFTETNLKQIAEEENETIDTNEEEIIDIIDIDQELETTADQPLEELTKDPFIAKLASLPENPMDIPTRQWTSTINRDDALQAIRQLPSKSGNKFTLPGRTSLGFPMSESNPTMEDAENATQLDRPLGTRIQLLEDLAKALDHQIDEPGLSDGSEPELLEANFPSLQEQSQHWSLNAEQHDAFLLMGAALLQHVHTTNQLSQLEHNQRLVAKIHKINNYLDAVLPINRQLVMFLAGSGGTEKSRVIQCFKDFARRWHSVASTVISDSSGVAVMLIGGCTLHSALGIGIRREPPKPTQQQIDAWSEVGVLFIDEFSMVTPHMLDLIDTRLRQLKGQPDKLYGGVYLIFWGDFYQLPPVGSGTIYSNLNVTAGVNTIRASNGQHTWKTCLTDVIELTKNHRQQDPKWASTLEHFRIHQPRQEDIDFVSTRYMFDDSHPIENPPKFTITAVPFNDMREKALRYCEQRLILNYQIATTQMTGGPTASYSSKP, encoded by the exons ATGGTCAACGAAGGCGAAACTTGGTGGAACGCCTAccaacgacaaaaaaaaatactgtacAGCAACCAAGACACCAAAACCACCATCGACAGCATCCAAAATTTCTACGAAAGCTTCTGCCGCCCCAGCTCAGAATCCCAAACTTTGGATTTCACTGAAACGAATCTCAAGCAAATAGCCgaggaagaaaacgaaaccaTCGACaccaatgaagaagaaataatagaTATCATCGACATCGACCAGGAATTAGAAACGACAGCAGATCAACCACTGGAAGAACTCACCAAGGATCCCTTCATTGCAAAACTGGCTTCCTTGCCTGAAAACCCTATGGATATCCCAACGAGACAATGGACGTCAACCATCAATCGCGATGACGCCTTACAAGCCATTCGCCAACTACCCTCGAAATCCGGAAACAAGTTCACGTTACCTGGGCGAACGAGTCTGGGATTCCCCATGTCAGAAAGCAACCCAACAATGGAAGATGCAGAAAATGCCACCCAATTGGATAGACCCTTAG GAACGCGAATACAACTACTGGAGGACTTAGCTAAAGCACTTGACCATCAGATCGACGAGCCAGGACTTTCAGACGGAAGCGAACCAGAATTGCTGGAAGCCAACTTCCCCAGCCTCCAAGAACAATCACAACATTGGTCGTTGAACGCAGAACAACACGACGCTTTCCTTCTCATGGGAGCTGCGCTGTTACAACACGTCCACACCACCAACCAGCTTTCCCAATTAGAACACAACCAGAGACTGGTAgccaaaattcacaaaatcaACAACTATTTAGATGCAGTTTTGCCCATCAACCGCCAACTCGTGATGTTCTTGGCCGGGTCGGGAGGAACAGAAAAATCACGCGTAATCCAATGCTTCAAAGATTTCGCTCGGCGCTGGCATTCCGTAGCATCCACCGTCATCAGCGATTCCTCTGGCGTGGCTGTTATGCTCATTGGAGGATGCACCCTCCACTCCGCATTGGGGATTGGCATTCGAAGAGAGCCCCCAAAACCCACTCAACAACAAATCGACGCCTGGTCAGAAGTGGGAGTCTTGTTCATCGATGAATTTAGCATGGTGACACCACACATGCTGGATCTCATCGACACTCGACTAAGGCAATTAAAAGGCCAACCCGACAAACTCTACGGTGGTGTTTATCTCATCTTTTGGGGCGACTTCTACCAACTACCACCTGTAGGCAGCGGCACCATTTACTCCAACCTCAATGTTACAGCAGGTGTCAATACAATCCGAGCATCGAACGGCCAGCACACTTGGAAAACATGCCTCACCGACGTCATAGAACTCACCAAAAACCACAGACAACAAGACCCGAAATGGGCCTCAACCCTTGAACATTTCAGAATCCACCAACCCCGTCAAGAAGATATTGATTTCGTTTCGACTCGATACATGTTCGACGACAGCCATCCGATAGAAAACCCACCAAAATTCACCATCACTGCAGTACCGTTCAACGACATGCGAGAAAAAGCTCTGCGATACTGCGAGCAACGTCTGATTCTAAACTACCAAATTGCAACAACCCAAATGACTGGCGGACCCACGGCATCCTACTCGTCAAAGCCgtaa